Part of the Arthrobacter gengyunqii genome is shown below.
CTTTGGTGAGATCCTCAACGGTGCCCGTGGCGCTGTCATCGTCCTGCACCGGCACAAAGATTTCCGCTGCCTTGCCGTCCGTGGAGAACTGGGGCGGGGAGACTCCGCCGGCCACGCCGCTGATCTTTGAGAGCTCCGTCACCCGATCGGTGACGAAGGTCCGGTCCGCTTCGGTCAGGCCGTCGTTGTTCACATAGACGACGACGGCGGGGATCGCGTCGCTGTCCGTAAATTTCGTCTGCAGCTCCGAAACCTGGGTGGATGCCGAACTGGCAGGCAGATAAGACGCCTGGTTGTTGTCGGCCACTTCACTGATCTTGCCGAAGTAGGGGCCGCCGATCCCGCCCACCGTGAACCAGACGATGATCAGCACCACGGGTATCAGAAAACGGGCCCAGCCTGAGCGGTCCCTGCGCGGTCCGCCGTCGGTCGGCGGATCCCCTCCGGCACCGGCCCGGCGGCTTCCGGCAGGATGACGGGGAGGTGGAGCATTCCGGTCCATACTTCATGACAGCCCCGGCCGGGCGCCGGCGTCAACGCCCCCGCACTGCCGGTGACCCCCAAGACCGCCGAATCCCGCGTAAAACCACGGACGTAAGACATGAACTTTTTTGCCCGGCAATGGCAAGATCAGGAGGGTGAAACCTTCTTTGTCCGTGATCACCGCAGGCGTGCGGGATCTCGAGGTAACCTACGCGTTTTATTCCTCCCGGCTGGGCTGGAAAGCGGTCCAGCACGTCCCTGAAGAAGTCATCTTTTATCAGGTGGGACCCGGACTGCTGCTGGCGTTCTTCCGCCGGGACCATCTGGCCGCCGAAGCCGGCCCCATGGGCGAAGCAGCGGCCGCGCCCATCACGCTGGGCCACAACGTGGGTTCAGCAGCCGAGGTGGACGCCGTCCTGGCCGACGCCGCTGCGGCCGGCGGATTGATCACCGCCCCGGGTACCCAGATGAGCTGGGGCGGCTACTCCGGTTACTTCACTGATCCGGACGGTTACCGCTGGGAAGTGTGCCACAACCCGGGCATGCGCATCGATGCAAACGGTCGCGTCACTCTCGAGGTCAGCGACCCCATAGACACCGACCCGGGGCAGGCGGCTCTGTCCGATCTGACCGGCCAGAACAATCTGACCCGCTAGAAGAGGGCCGGCTCAGTCGCTTCCGGGGCGGGAGCCGCCAACAGTTCCGGCCCGTCGTTGCGGACGTTTCCCACCGCTGGCCCCACTTCGCTCAGCGTCCAGCGTGCCGCCTCGCCGTGGGCACCAGTGACGACCCGGCGTACCAGTGCCGCGGCGTCCGGTGCCGCGGCGTCCGGTGCCGCCGGATCCAGCCATGCCGCCATGTCCTCCCGGTTCAACGGAACCGGAAGGCGATCGTGCAGCTCCCCCAGTTCCGCGAGCACATCCGGCTGCCCGGCGGTGCGGATGTCCACGGGGTCCGGAGCCGCGGTGGTGAGGATGGAGGTCGAGAGCAGCCAGCTGCCCGCCTCGCCCGGAGCCTTGGACGGATCGCGCCACCACTCGTAAAGTCCGGCAAAAAACGTGAGTGCTCCGTCGGCGCGCTGCACATAGCAGGGGCGCTTGGTTTTTCCCGGCCCGGTTTTCCACTCGTAATAACCCTGCACCGGCACCGCACACCGGCGGGAGACGACGGCGTCGCGGAAGGTCGGCTTCTCCAGCACCGTTTCGCTGCGCGCGTTGAAGGCCCGCACCCCGGCCGAAGCGTCCTTCGCCCAGCCCGGCACCAGACCCCACCGCGCCACATGGACCTGGCGGACCCGGCGCCGGCTTCCCTGCGGCCCGGGCACAAACCGTTCCAGCACCACCGGCACGTCCGACGTCGGGGCCACGTTCCAGGACGTGCGCAGCTCCAGATTCGCCTCAGCTTCCGCCTCGGCCTCCGCCACCAGGTCCGCCGTCGTCTTGGCCATTACGTAACGTCCGCACATGCTTCCAGTCTGCCCTGTCCGGCACGCGGCACGGGAACCGGACGGGCGGGGAATTGAACACGGCGCGCAGCGGTTGTACCCGACAGTCCCTCTATTTCCCAGCCCTAAAGGAGCCTATCCATGGCCGCCACAGCAGAAGCTTTCACCCCCGACGCCGGTTCCATCACCATGTTCTCCACCACATGGTGCGGCTACTGCCGCCGCCTGAAGTCCCAGCTGGACGCTGCCGGCATCGGCTACAACGAGGTCAACATCGAGAACGTGGACGGCACGGCCGAACTCGTAGCCGAAATCAACGGCGGCAACCAGACCGTCCCCACCGTGATCTTCCCTGACGGCTCGTCCGCCACCAATCCGTCCGCCGCAGAGGTCAAGGCACGCCTGGGGCTCTAGCATTCCCGCCCCAGCCTCCGACATTCACTCACATCAACTTCGCGCACAACCATCCCCTTCATAGGATGGAAGACGGAGCGCCGGACATCGGCGTTCCGCCCGGACACCCCCGAGAGGCAGCACCACGCATATGGTTCACAAGGTTCAGGCAGTAGTCGTCAAGGAAAAGAACGCCCCGGTCTCCCTGGAGACCATCCTGGTTCCGGATCCCGGCCCCGGAGAAGCCCTGGTGGACATCCTCACCTGCGGTGTCTGCCACACGGACCTGCACTACAAGCAGGGTGCCATCAATGATGACTATCCGTTCCTGCTGGGCCATGAAGCCACCGGCGTGGTTTCCGCCGTCGGCCCCGACGTCACCGAGGTTGCCCCCGGCGACCGCGTGGTCCTGAACTGGCGCGCCGTCTGCGGCGAGTGCCGTGCCTGCCGCAAGGGTGAGCCCCAGTACTGCTTCAACACGCACAACGCCACGCAGAAGATGACGCTGGAGGACGGCACCGAGCTGACCGCCGCCCTGGGCATCGGCGCGTTCGCCGAGAAGACCCTGGTTGCCGCCGGCCAGTGCACCAAGGTGGACGACGACGTCGACGCCGCCGCGGTGGGCCTGCTCGGCTGCGGCATCATGGCCGGCATCGGTGCCGCCATCAACACCGGTGAGGTGCAGCGCGGCGAATCAGTGGCCGTCATCGGCTGCGGCGGCGTGGGCATTGCCGCAGTTGCCGGCGCGCAGCTGGCCGGAGCCACCACCATCATCGCCGTGGACATCGACGCCAAGAAGCTGGAACTGGCCAAGGCGCAGGGTGCCACCCACGTCATCAACTCCAAGGAAGAAGACCCGGTCGAGGCCATCCGCGCCCTCACTGACGGCAACGGTGCCGATGTGGTGATTGACGCCGTCGGCCGCCCCGAAACCTACAAGCAGGCCTTCTACGCGCGCGACCTCGCCGGCCGCGTGGTCCTGGTGGGCGTGCCCAATCCGGAGATGAAGATCGAACTGCCGCTGGCGGACGTGTTTGGCCGCGGCGGCTCGCTGAAGTCCTCCTGGTACGGCGACTGCCTGCCCTCGCGCGACTTCCCGATGCTGGTGGAGCAGTACAAGCTGGGCCGCCTGGATCTGGACGCCTTTGTCACCGAGCGCATCGGCCTGAAGGACATTGAGGAAGCCTTCACCAAGATGCATGACGGCAAGGTCCTGCGTTCGGTGGTGGTCCTCTAAATGGGCGTGAACATCGACAACGTCATCACCTCGGGCACGTTCTCGCTCGACGGCGGCACCTGGGAGGTGGACAACAACGTGTGGATCGTCGGTGACGATGCGCAGGTGATCATCATTGATCCCGCGCACGATATCGACGCCGTGGCTGCCGCTGTCGGCGACCGCGAAGTCATGGCCATCCTGCTCACGCACGGCCACGACGACCACATCCGCGCCGTCGGCGAAGCCCGGGAACGCTTCAGCGCCCCGGTGTTCCTGCACGCGGCGGACCGGATGCTCTGGGATGCGGTGTTCCCGGACGAAGGGCCCGACGACGAGATCCAGGACGGCGACATCTTCGAGGTGGCCGGAATTACCCTGCAGGCCCTGCACACCCCGGGGCACTCCCCCGGATCGGTGTGCTTCCTGCTGGCCGCCGACGCACCCGGCGACGGTTCCCCGGTGGTCTTCAGCGGTGACACGCTCTTCAGCGGCGGACCCGGTGCCACGGGCCGGTCCTACAGCGACTTCCCCACCATCATCAAGTCCATCCGCGAACGGCTGCTGACCCTGCCGTCCGAGACCCGGGTGCTGACCGGCCACGGCGATGCCACCACCATCGGCGCCGAGGCGCCGCAGCTGGAGGAATGGATCGCCCGCGGTCACTGACCTGTTGCGCTGCACTGCGGGGCTGGTGTTTCCTTCCGAGGAGGCATCAGCCCCGGCGTGCGGAAAGAATCGTTCTCCAGGTTGATTCCTGCAGGCCTTGATTCCGGCATTCCGCCGCCAGACACTGGAGCCATGGCCCTCCAAATCAGCCCCGCCTTTTGGAAGTTCATCCCGCAGTTGCGTTACGAACCCACGCCGCGGCGCATCCGGGCTCAGCTCGGGGGCAACACAGCAGTTGATTCTTCTGACGCGTTGCTGGTCTATGAGCCACGGCGGGTCACCCCTCTTTACGCCGTGCCGGCAGCGGACATCGCAGGCGTCCTGACGCCCGCCTTGAACCTCCCGGATAAAGATCCGCTCGCCGAGGTGCCGCCGGAGGCGCTCATGGACCCGCGCTATCCCTTTGCCGCGCACACCACGCCGGGCGAGCGCCTGGATCTGCGGACCGGCTTGCACGACCTTCCCGGTGCGGCGTTCCGCCCCGAGGACCCGGACCTGAACGGTCGCATCCTACTGGACTTTGATGCCTTTGATACCTGGTTGGAAGAGGACCAGGTGATTGAGGGCCATCCCCGCGATCCGTTCCATCGGGTGGACGCCCGCCCCTCGTCACGCGCGGTGCGGGTACATCTGGACGGACAGTTGCTGGCGGAAACCCGGGAGCCGCTCCTGGTCTACGAGACCATGCTCCCGGTGCGCACCTACTTCCCGCGGGACGACGTCGACTGGGACGCCCTCGGCGTTTCCCTCACCCAATCGGTGTGCCCGTACAAGGGAACGGCGTCCTACTGGTCGGTCAGGGGCAAGCCGGAGGGAACGGACCTGGCCTGGTCCTACGAGAAGGTGCTGCCCGATTCCACCCAACTGCAGGACAGGGTTTCGTTCTTCGACGAACGAACCGAGGTCTACGTGGACGACATCAAACAGGAGATCGATTCCTTCTTCCGGTTCTGAGGCTGCAGGAACGCCGGGTGTGCAAGGATAGCCAGCACTACAGGGATGGGGATGCGATGCTTCTGAAAAACCGAGTTGCCGCAGGTATGTTCGTGCTCCTCATCGGAGCAAGCTCCGGCTGTGCCGCGGATCAGCCATCCACGGATGATTTGTCCTCGTTCAGCTCGTTGGAAGATGCCCGGCAGGCTGTGGCCAACCAGCTCGACTGTCTGGAGGATCCACCCTCCCCCACCGCGGTCATGGGCAGCACCGGGCGGATCCCCGCCGAATCCGTGAAGTGTACACAAACCGTAGAGATCTTTTACTTTGAATCAGCAGAGGCGCGCGACGAGGCATACAACGTGATGGGCGATGCCGCGGGATCCGAGGGGTCCGTCTATTTTGCCGAGGGCAGGAACTGGTTTGTCGTTGATTTCTCCGAGGTGGGGGTCGGCACCACCGATCCTGAACCGTTGGATCTGTCAGCCCTGTCTGAACCGCTTGGCACACGTTTCACCGAAGTGAAATAAGAGCAGCGGGGAGCTTTAAAGCCCTCACCCGGGGTCGAGCGCGAGCCAGCCCGCGACGTCGTGCGCACAGTCATTGATCGAACGATTCGTGGTGTTGACCTCAAAGTCGTAGACCATTCCGTTGTGCACGCTCAGGGCTTGCTCCCGCGCCATTCCCTCTACCCGGTCAGGCCGTTGTGCTTCCCGGGACGCGGCCACCTCAGGGGCGCAGCGCACTCCCACCCACATCATGAACACGTCGCCAAACATTGATCGTAAACGCTCCTGGCCGGCTCCGCCGGACAGGAGAACCTCATCAAGAATCAGGTGGGCCCCCGCCGTCGCCATACTTCTCAGCCCGGTGTACCAACTGCGCTCCAGGGCACGGTACTCAGCACTAAGGGTGATCCCGCCGTCCCGCTCATAGGTAATCCCCGCCCGTGGACTATCACCCCCGTTGGGAAGTGCCTCAATGAATGTGTCGACGCCGAAGGTCAGCCAGAGGCCCGGCAGTATTTCCTGGAGAGCCCGGCTGATTGAGGACTTCCCGGAGCTCGAGCCTCCGTTCAGCACAATCACCTGAGGATTTCGTTTGGAAGACATTTCCTGAGCGTCATCAAATATCACAGGTATTGCCCGGAAGTCGTTCCAACAGTGAACGCCAGTGCTGCCACGGTCATGAGCACGACGCCGGCAAATACCTCGAAGGGCAGCCACTTCCGCCATTTGGGAAGAGTGTCACGGTAAGCCATCGTCAATGCGAAGCAGAATGCCGCGCAAAAGAGGAAAACGAATCCAAACATTAAACCGCTGAGCATCAATTCGCCCTCATAACAGCCGGAACCATACCCGGTCTCCGGAGTGCAGACCATGCGGTTCGGGTAGGTGCCCAGAGCGGTTCCGAAGAATGCGGCGGGCAGCAGGCACAGTACCGTGCCGGCGAGGATTGCGATTGTGCTCCCGATACGTCCACGGGAAGACGGACGGCCCGCCACAG
Proteins encoded:
- a CDS encoding MBL fold metallo-hydrolase — encoded protein: MGVNIDNVITSGTFSLDGGTWEVDNNVWIVGDDAQVIIIDPAHDIDAVAAAVGDREVMAILLTHGHDDHIRAVGEARERFSAPVFLHAADRMLWDAVFPDEGPDDEIQDGDIFEVAGITLQALHTPGHSPGSVCFLLAADAPGDGSPVVFSGDTLFSGGPGATGRSYSDFPTIIKSIRERLLTLPSETRVLTGHGDATTIGAEAPQLEEWIARGH
- a CDS encoding DUF427 domain-containing protein, which gives rise to MALQISPAFWKFIPQLRYEPTPRRIRAQLGGNTAVDSSDALLVYEPRRVTPLYAVPAADIAGVLTPALNLPDKDPLAEVPPEALMDPRYPFAAHTTPGERLDLRTGLHDLPGAAFRPEDPDLNGRILLDFDAFDTWLEEDQVIEGHPRDPFHRVDARPSSRAVRVHLDGQLLAETREPLLVYETMLPVRTYFPRDDVDWDALGVSLTQSVCPYKGTASYWSVRGKPEGTDLAWSYEKVLPDSTQLQDRVSFFDERTEVYVDDIKQEIDSFFRF
- a CDS encoding mycoredoxin gives rise to the protein MAATAEAFTPDAGSITMFSTTWCGYCRRLKSQLDAAGIGYNEVNIENVDGTAELVAEINGGNQTVPTVIFPDGSSATNPSAAEVKARLGL
- a CDS encoding SOS response-associated peptidase, translating into MCGRYVMAKTTADLVAEAEAEAEANLELRTSWNVAPTSDVPVVLERFVPGPQGSRRRVRQVHVARWGLVPGWAKDASAGVRAFNARSETVLEKPTFRDAVVSRRCAVPVQGYYEWKTGPGKTKRPCYVQRADGALTFFAGLYEWWRDPSKAPGEAGSWLLSTSILTTAAPDPVDIRTAGQPDVLAELGELHDRLPVPLNREDMAAWLDPAAPDAAAPDAAALVRRVVTGAHGEAARWTLSEVGPAVGNVRNDGPELLAAPAPEATEPALF
- a CDS encoding chloramphenicol phosphotransferase CPT family protein, whose amino-acid sequence is MSSKRNPQVIVLNGGSSSGKSSISRALQEILPGLWLTFGVDTFIEALPNGGDSPRAGITYERDGGITLSAEYRALERSWYTGLRSMATAGAHLILDEVLLSGGAGQERLRSMFGDVFMMWVGVRCAPEVAASREAQRPDRVEGMAREQALSVHNGMVYDFEVNTTNRSINDCAHDVAGWLALDPG
- a CDS encoding S-(hydroxymethyl)mycothiol dehydrogenase codes for the protein MVHKVQAVVVKEKNAPVSLETILVPDPGPGEALVDILTCGVCHTDLHYKQGAINDDYPFLLGHEATGVVSAVGPDVTEVAPGDRVVLNWRAVCGECRACRKGEPQYCFNTHNATQKMTLEDGTELTAALGIGAFAEKTLVAAGQCTKVDDDVDAAAVGLLGCGIMAGIGAAINTGEVQRGESVAVIGCGGVGIAAVAGAQLAGATTIIAVDIDAKKLELAKAQGATHVINSKEEDPVEAIRALTDGNGADVVIDAVGRPETYKQAFYARDLAGRVVLVGVPNPEMKIELPLADVFGRGGSLKSSWYGDCLPSRDFPMLVEQYKLGRLDLDAFVTERIGLKDIEEAFTKMHDGKVLRSVVVL
- a CDS encoding VOC family protein gives rise to the protein MKPSLSVITAGVRDLEVTYAFYSSRLGWKAVQHVPEEVIFYQVGPGLLLAFFRRDHLAAEAGPMGEAAAAPITLGHNVGSAAEVDAVLADAAAAGGLITAPGTQMSWGGYSGYFTDPDGYRWEVCHNPGMRIDANGRVTLEVSDPIDTDPGQAALSDLTGQNNLTR